In Pongo pygmaeus isolate AG05252 chromosome 13, NHGRI_mPonPyg2-v2.0_pri, whole genome shotgun sequence, one genomic interval encodes:
- the OGN gene encoding mimecan, with product MKTLQSTLLLLLFVPLIKPAPPTQQDSRIIYDYGTDNFEESIFSQDYEDKYLDGKNIKEKETVIIPNEKSLQLQKDEAITPLPPKKENDEMPTCLLCVCLSGSVYCEEVDIDAVPPLPKESAYLYARFNKIKKLTAKDFADIPNLRRLDFTGNLIEDIEDGTFSKLSLLEELSLAENQLLKLPVLPPKLTLFNAKYNKIKSRGIKANAFKKLNNLTFLYLDHNALESVPLNLPESLRVIHLQFNNIASITDDTFCKANDTSYIRDRIEEIRLEGNPIVLGKHPNSFICLKRLPIGSYF from the exons ATGAAGACTCTGCAGTCTACACTTCTCCTGTTACTGTTTGTGCCTCTGATAAAGCCAGCACCACCAACCCAGCAGGACTCACGCATTATCTATGATTATGGAACAGATAATTTTGAAGAATCCATATTTAGCCAAGATTATGAGGATAAATACCTggatggaaaaaatattaag gAAAAAGAAACTGTGATAATACCCAACGAGAAAAGTCTTCAGTTACAAAAAGATGAGGCAATAACACCATTACCtcccaagaaagaaaatgatg AAATGCCTACGTGTCTGCTGTGTGTTTGTTTAAGTGGCTCTGTATACTGTGAAGAAGTTGACATTGATGCTGTACCACCCTTGCCAAAGGAATCAGCCTATCTTTACGCACgattcaacaaaattaaaaagctgaCTGCCAAAGATTTTGCAGACATAC ctAACTTAAGAAGACTTGATTTTACAGGAAATTTGATAGAAGATATAGAAGATGGTACTTTTTCAAAACTTTCTCTGTTAGAAGAACTTTCACTTGCTGAAAATCAACTACTAAAACTTCCAGTTCTTCCTCCCAAGCTCACTTTATTTAATgcaaaatacaacaaaatcaaGAGTAGGGGAATCAAAGCAAATGCATTCAAA AAACTGAATAACCTCACCTTCCTCTACTTGGACCATAATGCCCTGGAATCTGTGCCTCTTAATTTACCAGAAAGTCTACGTGTAATTCATCTTCAG tttaacaaCATAGCTTCAATTACAGATGACACATTCTGCAAGGCTAATGACACCAGTTACATCCGGGACCGCATTGAAGAGATACGCCTGGAGGGCAATCCAATCGTCCTGGGAAAGCATCCAAACAGTTTTATTTGCTTAAAAAGATTACCGATAGGGTCATACTTTTAA